From Podospora bellae-mahoneyi strain CBS 112042 chromosome 3, whole genome shotgun sequence, the proteins below share one genomic window:
- a CDS encoding hypothetical protein (EggNog:ENOG503PQDE), with product MKVSFLTTLFLSVALALETPVLERRARAGTLRKFNGAAPPPRAAKVPSSAPAGYKTSVATANVKLSVDSLTPATLRRREDQVETRQVSASDFFECYNANPAPRPQDCDVIVDQVSSSNDLLIVSASSCLVFSFGTCQAFFCSLCTTLTTDTNFIADQLDIVDALCVEGGQTGSIVGEDAPQWDAGFTYAGAGLPFYDVC from the exons ATGAAGGTCTCTTTCCTCACCACTCTCTTCCTGAGCGTCGCCCTCGCTCTCGAGACTCCTGTTCTCGAAAGACGGGCACGTGCCGGTACCCTTCGCAAATTCAACGGCGCCGCTCCCCCCCCTCGTGCTGCCAAAGTCCCCTCCAGCGCTCCCGCCGGCTACAAGACAAGCGTAGCCACAGCCAACGTTAAGCTGTCAGTCGACTCGCTCACTCCTGCCACCCTCCGCCGCAGGGAGGACCAGGTGGAGACCCGTCAAGTTTCTGCCAGTGATTTCTTTGAATGCTACAATGCC AACCCCGCCCCCCGACCCCAAGACTGCGACGTAATCGTCGACCAAGTCTCCAGCTCCAACGACCTGCTCATCGTCTCGGCCAGCTCGTGTCTTGTCTTCTCTTTTGGCACCTGCCAGGCCTTCTTCTGCAGCTTGTGCACCACCCTGACGACAGACACCAACTTTATCGCCGATCAGCTCGATATTGTTGATGCGCTGTGTGTCGAGGGCGGGCAGACGGGATCGATTGTGGGCGAGGATGCCCCTCAGTGGGATGCCGGGTTTACTTatgctggtgctgggttGCCTTTTTATGATGTTTGCTGA